The genome window AATACTTACAACTTGAGGATGCTGTTACTCACAATAACTCATGAGTTCCAACAAATCCAAATTATGATAAAATCGAAGTTCAAACTCAACTATATAGGATTTAACACTGACACAACTGCAGTAACAATGAGGAGGAGAGGCAGGCCGCTCAAGGTTTTTGAAAACTTTCCAATACTCTTCCATTATGGCAAAAGTAGACATGCAAAATTTTAAACAATCTCTTCTCTTGTTCCCAAACAAGAGCACAAGAACACAAGTTACGTTTCAAGTGTCTAAAAAAATACACCCTACTTGTAACTGCTGCTGCCACTTCAAATTTGTCAGCTATTATGACAAATCAGCAATAATCCTTCTGACTTAACACAAGTTCTCACATAGCCATAGCTTCAGTAGAAGCTGCTAACCACTCACTACTTACAGAAATTCCTCCTGCAAATACAACTGATACGAGTAGTTGCCGAGGAACCTAGAATAGTCTTCTAGCATTTTCTGAAGACAGAATGTTTACTGATTTCCCCCCCTCAATGtattatgaaaatgaaacaaaaaaagaaaaaaccaaaagATTTGCTATATCCCCTGCTTCATTATGCCCTGATATTTCTCCTTCTATTTCAATCtcacaaaatacaaacaaaaatttcagCTCATTAATTCCTTTACAAATGCAGACTGCCATATTTCTTTATGTTGCAAGTGacaacatttcttctaaaagGAGACAAAATATTAAGCTTTAATTTGTTCAGCTAACTGTACTTAATAGTTAATTTTCACTTCAGTGGCTTGTGCTATTTAGGAAAAAACAGGTACAACACAAAGCCAAACATGAAACAGATGAAGGTCACACAGCTGTCTGCACACAAAATCAGACATTTTCAGTGCCAGTGGAGCCAAGAGAAACAAACAGCCACTTCAAAAAAGAAGTTTGCCTCTGAGTGAACAGGTGACCAGAGAGGGGGAGTGAGAGAGATaatgaaagcaaacatgaaCGAGCACAGAGTGCAGATTCAAGTATGGTGTTGATTTGCTTAATGCAAAGTCCTGGAAGTTTCTGCTGCTAAGCAAAGAAGTTTATACTTCTACCACAGTCCTAATATCTATCATCAGAGAATTAAATATTGATACTGGGTATTATTACAGAGAAAAGGGTCATCAACATACAAAAAGCAGCTCCATATGAAAAGTTAGcttcatctctctctccctACCACTTCTCATCACTCTTACAAATGCTGGTACCAACCTCTAGCCCTCTCATTTGTGTCTGCTGGCTAATCTGATGGTCTACTTGCTGCAGCTCCATGCGCAGTTGCTGCTCCCGCTCAGCTGAGGGCAACTGTTTTCCATGACCAGCCACATCTGACATGGACAGTCTCTCCCTTTGGGATCAGAAAAACAGTGAGAAggaaggagattaaaaaaataataataataattgagCTGGTACAGAAGGAAAGAGATAAAAAGGAAGATCttagaaaaaggcagaagaaaaaaaaatgtaaaacactTCTACCTGTCATTGAAACGTCCCTGAGAAGGTATATTCTGATGGGGAGAATATGGAGAGCCTCCCCAGCCACCATGAGTTCCGTAAGGACTGTAGTCTGccagcaaacaagcaaaacaaatcatATTGCAATCCTACAAAATTATCACTTAAATCATTCAGCTAACTcatacctgagaaaacagctAATTTCTAGATTCTGCTGCAACAGATTTAAAAGTGACCTCATCTCAGAGGGACCAGCAGAACAAATTAATTTTCCCATATCAGTGTCAACAAGTTACCAATGCACATTCTGTGTGTGAACAAATCTGTCCTTGGAACAGGAAGATGCAGCCTTTTTATCTGGGTTTCTCAGTCTGCCATAGCTCTAATAGTTATTTTACAGTCATAACATAAACCTTAACTATAGTTCTGAGGCAAGAAAGAAGTTCAGAGGCTGTCTTCAGTTTGTACTATACCGtagcactgaagaaaacagcGACAACCATCAAAATCCCAGAGCACGTGCATACCTGAAATGATTGATTTGGTGGAAGCTCCCTGAACCGCCATGGCCTGAATGGGACCAGAATTCTGGTACATCGCTTTGGAAGTACGAGAGATAGCCCCAAATCTCGACACAGTTGGTCGGTCTCCAAATGGAATGAGGTCATCATCACCagtctctgctgctcttctctgcatgTCTAATCGTTGGTCACGCATGGCTTTACTATCCACGTTCTGGACAAGAGATGGGAAGAAGAATTTAATcagaaaagagcaaaaccaCACTCGTTTTAAACAAGCTGGTACCAGTACAGTAAGGCGCCCTCCTATTCTGTTTCTTCATCCTTCAAAtagtctttttgttttgcagtttaTATCTCCACTGCTTTTTGTTCACATATCATTAATAGTCTAGCTTAAGATGTTCACCACTATCACCAGTGTGAAACAGTTGCCAACAGAGCAAATCgagagaagagagcagcagccaaTGGAAGACAGAGAAAGTTTAATGGGACAAGCAGTGAAGAACTGGAGAATAAAATCAAGGAGGAGATCAGTAGGCATCACTGAGGAATACATACTCCTTCCACAgtccaaaaggaatgcctctgAAGCCCAGGGTTAAGGCCTTTATCATCTAACAGCCTGCAGAACTGGAATCAGGCAGTAAAACACTTACTTGGACATGTATAATACATCTCTCCGTagtcagatttttctttaagcagTAGTACTGTTTGGAACACTCAGGTTTCTAACTGAGGTTAATACTCAACTCTCTTATGGGCCACAAATGACCAGACAGAagtcaaaattttaaaatcacttcGTAACAGCCCAAAATTAAAACTCTGCAAGCTTTCAGTGAGGAGTGGATTGCTGGAAACTGACATTAATAAAGAGATGACAATAGAAATCACAGCTGagctgaaaactaaaaaaatttaaagtgCTGAAAGAGGCATTAGGCATCGGGATTCTAAAAAAAGCCTGACATTTTCATCTCAAGTCTGCTAGATGATAACACCaattcttttcatttgcttctttttactGAGTGATGAGGAGTTAAAGCAGCAAAAGTCACAGAGCCAAATCAAGAAAATCCAGCACTGTGTATTTTCAGCATCTCTAAAATAGTCCCTCAGGCAAAACAGACATGTCCCTTCAAGATGTGCAGGCATTTCTACTTCCATGGGCTACCACTAtacttcttcagaaatgttaggaagaaataGAACAGTGGTGTTACTTCAGAATCAGGTTTTTTCCTACACTCACATCTCCCAGTAGTGACCCCCCAGTAGCTCTGCccctttctttttgcagaagtgatctagaaaaacacagctgcaTGAAGTAACATCATATCCAGTCACAGCATCAGTGAAGAACTGAATATGCAGAGCAAGGAGTTAGAAGCTGTTCTTGAGACGAATCAATCAAGTGTCATCACTACACTTCTTTCGAAAAATTTCAAGCAAATTTAGAGCATTCTTGTGGTCGTGACATCTCAGAAAATCTTTCTAATAGAATCTAATGATACTGTTGACAGCAGTCACAATTACCATAAATGGAATTGACAGCACAAACTTATGGTATCTCCCTGTTACAGAGAGAAGTAAAAGAAGCAACAGATGGATGTGTCTAATTGACTCTGCAGGCAGCTTGTTATTTTTAGATTTCAAGTAAGCATAAAGAACCATGGCAGAGTGGTTAGCCTGCATCTATATcaagaatttaaaaacagtaatgCAGATTGTTTATAACCTCAAAAGCAGAGCACTCTGTTCACTTGCAAATACATTCTTTCACTATGATGCATTTTTGAGCTGGAAAGTCCATCATAAGTACTGCCATCAACCTGGAGAGCAAAGAGTCCCCCAGCCTGGAGAAGCATTAACCTTCCTTCAGCGTTCCCCTAATCCCTACATACCGCCATCTCCACACTCCTTGCTGCCACAACATCTTTGGGTTTTGCATCTTTGGTTCCAATGTAGGAGCCGATGGTGTCACAGGACCAGGGAGAGTACTGGCTGTAGtcatttcctttgtatttcCCAGCTACCTTCAGGTCTTCATCTAAGTACTGCACAAAAACAAAGATCTGGTTCTGTCAGTAAGGAGAAGATGCAGCTTCACAGTCACAACTGATTAGCTCAACAGcactgaacttaaaaaaaacaccatcagaattcattattattattattatttttttaattgaatccATTTGGAGTTGGGCCACAATAGGCAGAAGACATATCAAATCTTGATTGCCTGGTAACAATTCCAGTGCCAACTGTTCACTTGCTCAGTATGAGAGTGATATATTAACCTTggttcaaaaaacaaacaataccAAAAAAGCCCCACATCTCTGTCAAACCGTTAGGCAACTCAAAACTGGTCGGGAATGAATGAAGCCAAGTTTAGTGACTTGAAGTTTGACAACCTCAATTAATAATGGCTTGATCTAATTCTCTTGGTGGCACCTAGAGCAGATCATTTCAGATCAGTGGTAGATCACAGAATAGCCAGCCATATTGGAGATCATACTACAAGGGCTTCCCACCTGCAATACAAGATTATCTCCACaacatttttcaacacagtACTGTTCTAATTTTCTTGTTATTGTCACTTGTCagcacacatacacaaaaataccTCTACAATATTTTCTAATCATACTCACAAGTAAAAATATGCTTACCTCTTCTGAATGAAAAGGATGAGGCAAGGTTGGAGAAGGTGCAAAAGGAGGTGGGGAAATAACCTTCCTCTCCTCTAACTGTGCCATAATCTCTTTCCTTCGTCGGTGCAGTTCATCCAGGCTGGGATGAGGCTGAAATTAAGACAGAAATACATTACAAAACTTCTGAAGCATTAACATACTAAATTActaatttagaaaatgttttatccAAGCAAGGGATGGCAGCTCTATATtgcaagaaatggaaaattacaGTACTTATATTCTTCAAGCTCTAAGAAGCAAGCTGCCTTNNNNNNNNNNNNNNNNNNNNNNNNNNNNNNNNNNNNNNNNNNNNNNNNNNNNNNNNNNNNNNNNNNNNNNNNNNNNNNNNNNNNNNNNNNNNNNNNNNNNTCCGCCTCGCCCCGCCTCGCCCCGCCCCGCCGCGGGAGTTTGGGGCTGGAGAATGAGAGTTaggaggagcggctgagggaactggggctgctcagtttggagaggagaaggctgagggaaaACCTCATTGCCCCCTGCAGCTATCTCTTTTTCTCGGGTGAGAAGCGATCGGATAGGTGGAAGCGGCCCCGAATTGTGCCAAGtgaggtttagattagatatcgGGAAGAATGTCTTCGTGGAAAGGCTTGGATCCCCAGTCCTGCAGGTAGAGACAGGTAATCTCTACCAGTCTGCAGGTAGTGGACGTGGCACTGAAGGTGGTGGTTCAGTGGCCTTGGCAGCAGGGCTAGGTGACGCTTGGACTTGACGATcttaagggtcttttccaaactaagTAATTCTACGATTTTAAGTCATGGCACTGAAAAATGAGCAGAAGACAATGGCAAATGGGTGCTAAAACCACTGCCCACACGCAGCCcatgtggtttttgtttgcttccccCACATGTGGTTTTACCAGATGTGTGGCACATGCAGCAGGACGGCTGGATCCGTggagaaaggcagcagtgcaCATCACCACTCAATCTGTCCTCCCACAGCAGAATCATCTGGGTTTCCTACAGCTGATGTCTTAGAGCTAGTTATCCGCCAGTTTTGTTCAGACTTATAGTTCTGTGTAGAACTTCCAGACGTACTGCTGATCTATGCTATGATAAGACCCATATCCTTAAATATCTGCCATTTTGCCTAATTAAGGTGCTTGCTTGAAGCGATAGTGACTTCCATATGAATTGCTT of Meleagris gallopavo isolate NT-WF06-2002-E0010 breed Aviagen turkey brand Nicholas breeding stock chromosome 10, Turkey_5.1, whole genome shotgun sequence contains these proteins:
- the LOC104912356 gene encoding roquin-1-like isoform X4, giving the protein MAQLEERKVISPPPFAPSPTLPHPFHSEEYLDEDLKVAGKYKGNDYSQYSPWSCDTIGSYIGTKDAKPKDVVAARSVEMANVDSKAMRDQRLDMQRRAAETGDDDLIPFGDRPTVSRFGAISRTSKAMYQNSGPIQAMAVQGASTKSIISDYSPYGTHGGWGGSPYSPHQNIPSQGRFNDRERLSMSDVAGHGKQLPSAEREQQLRMELQQVDHQISQQTQMRGLEESQSSLDIKNKLGTTKQTENGQLEPQSKVPAEDLALAFSSDVPNGSALTQENISLLSNKAASLSLSEDPEGGGDNQDSQRMGVTPTSAP
- the LOC104912356 gene encoding roquin-1-like isoform X1 — translated: MAQLEERKVISPPPFAPSPTLPHPFHSEEYLDEDLKVAGKYKGNDYSQYSPWSCDTIGSYIGTKDAKPKDVVAARSVEMANVDSKAMRDQRLDMQRRAAETGDDDLIPFGDRPTVSRFGAISRTSKAMYQNSGPIQAMAVQGASTKSIISDYSPYGTHGGWGGSPYSPHQNIPSQGRFNDRERLSMSDVAGHGKQLPSAEREQQLRMELQQVDHQISQQTQMRGLEAVSNRLLLQREATTLAGQPQPPPPPPKWPGMISSEQLSLELHQVEREIGKRTRELSMESQSSLDIKNKLGTTKQTENGQLEPQSKVPAEDLALAFSSDVPNGSALTQENISLLSNKAASLSLSEDPEGGGDNQDSQRMGVTPTSAP
- the LOC104912356 gene encoding roquin-1-like isoform X3 — translated: MAQLEERKVISPPPFAPSPTLPHPFHSEEYLDEDLKVAGKYKGNDYSQYSPWSCDTIGSYIGTKDAKPKDVVAARSVEMANVDSKAMRDQRLDMQRRAAETGDDDLIPFGDRPTVSRFGAISRTSKAMYQNSGPIQAMAVQGASTKSIISDYSPYGTHGGWGGSPYSPHQNIPSQGRFNDRERLSMSDVAGHGKQLPSAEREQQLRMELQQVDHQISQQTQMRGLEREATTLAGQPQPPPPPPKWPGMISSEQLSLELHQVEREIGKRTRELSMESQSSLDIKNKLGTTKQTENGQLEPQSKVPAEDLALAFSSDVPNGSALTQENISLLSNKAASLSLSEDPEGGGDNQDSQRMGVTPTSAP
- the LOC104912356 gene encoding roquin-1-like isoform X2 codes for the protein MAQLEERKVISPPPFAPSPTLPHPFHSEEYLDEDLKVAGKYKGNDYSQYSPWSCDTIGSYIGTKDAKPKDVVAARSVEMANVDSKAMRDQRLDMQRRAAETGDDDLIPFGDRPTVSRFGAISRTSKAMYQNSGPIQAMAVQGASTKSIISDYSPYGTHGGWGGSPYSPHQNIPSQGRFNDRERLSMSDVAGHGKQLPSAEREQQLRMELQQVDHQISQQTQMRGLEAVSNRLLLQREATTLAGQPQPPPPPPKWPGMISSEQLSLELHQVEREIGKRTRELSMESQSSLDIKNKLGTTKQTENGQLEPQSKVPAEDLALAFSDVPNGSALTQENISLLSNKAASLSLSEDPEGGGDNQDSQRMGVTPTSAP